In Solanum pennellii chromosome 3, SPENNV200, a single window of DNA contains:
- the LOC107013058 gene encoding proline-rich receptor-like protein kinase PERK4 isoform X3, giving the protein MEDSPSSRSSNSSSSTPPSSSSSPPPPNSSPPPSPPESSPPPPKSDSSSPPPPSKSDSSSPPPPPSKSDSPSPPPPESSPPPKSDSSPPPPSPNQSPPPKSESSPPPASPPPTESSPPPPASPPPTESSPPKSSDSSPSSDNDKPNTQSPPPSSNSNSSSSSSSSSSPSPTTNTKPSPLKNSSFNEPNSPPSSTFSPPAPISPESSQFPPGKALPTSPPSRDASSNKSPGSLGTNNLPPHEQSSSSTVVIVAAAAVAGLLIFAIIIVCLLCNRKKKKQTYYVDPAHPPKGVMGTPQEGGRGWTPPPPPPAANTSSEFSSGYSSHVPGGGPATIPSPNYGGLSKIQFTYADLATATGGFSDANVLGQGGFGFVHKGVLTDGNVVAVKSLKSGSGQGEREFQAEVEIISRVHHRHLVSLVGYCIADGQRMLVYEFVPNGTLEYHLHGKGRPVMDWGLRLKIALGSAKGLAYLHEDCHPRIIHRDIKGANILLDNNYEAMVADFGLARLTEDNNTHVSTRVMGTFGYLAPEYASSGKLSEKSDVFSFGVMLLELITGRRPLDTTNKLMDDSLVDWARPFLTKALEENNYDELVDPRLEGNYDPDELQRMVACAAASVRHSARRRPKMSQIVRALDGDSSLEDLNEKAGKNNTANFGGASGPASDIYDTRAYNADMVKFRQMVMTSQDMNSSEYGNTSDYGLHPSDTSSDFSSDYNHSGPNKQAK; this is encoded by the exons ATGGAAGATTCTCCTTCTTCTCGTTCTTCAAACTCTTCATCTTCTACTccaccttcttcttcttcttcgccGCCCCCTCCTAACTCTTCTCCCCCTCCTTCTCCTCCTGAATCTTCTCCACCACCGCCAAAATCTGACTCTTCTTCTCCTCCACCACCATCAAAATCTGACTCTTCTtcacctccacctccaccaTCAAAATCCGACTCTCCTTCACCACCACCTCCTGAATCATCACCACCACCAAAATCTGATTCATCTCCTCCTCCCCCATCGCCTAATCAATCACCCCCGCCAAAATCCGAATCATCTCCTCCTCCTGCATCACCACCTCCTACAGAATCATCTCCTCCTCCTCCTGCATCACCACCTCCTACAGAATCTTCTCcgcctaaatcatcagattcttctccttcttctgacAATGACAAACCTAATACACAATCACCACCACCCTCCTCGAACTCCAACtcctcctcatcatcatcatcatcgtcatcccCATCACCAACCACGAACACCAAACCCTCTCCTTTAAAAAATTCCTCCTTTAACGAACCTAATTCTCCTCCATCATCTACATTCTCTCCACCCGCTCCCATTTCTCCAGAATCATCTCAATTTCCGCCTGGAAAGGCGTTACCTACTTCTCCACCTTCACGAGATGCATCATCGAATAAATCACCTGGTTCCTTAGGAACCAATAACTTGCCACCGCATGAACAATCGTCTTCCTCAACTGTGGTAATAGTAGCTGCAGCAGCTGTGGCAGGTCTATTAATTTTTGCCATTATCATTGTCTGCCTATTATGTaatagaaagaagaagaaacaaacaTACTATGTCGATCCTGCACATCCACCAAAAG GTGTAATGGGAACTCCTCAAGAAGGGGGTCGCGGGTGGACCCCGCCACCCCCTCCTCCAGCCGCGAACACGAGCAGTGAATTTAGCTCAGGTTATTCAAGCCATGTTCCTGGTGGAGGGCCAGCTACCATACCATCCCCAAATTATGGTGGACTATCAAAAATACAATTCACTTATGCTGACCTGGCGACCGCCACGGGTGGATTTTCGGATGCAAATGTGTTGGGTCAAGGAGGGTTCGGATTCGTGCATAAAGGTGTTTTGACAGATGGAAATGTAGTCGCGGTTAAGAGTTTGAAGTCTGGAAGCGGGCAAGGAGAGAGAGAGTTTCAAGCTGAAGTAGAAATCATTAGTAGAGTTCATCATAGACATCTTGTTTCACTTGTGGGATATTGCATTGCTGATGGACAACGTATGTTGGTATATGAATTTGTTCCAAATGGAACTTTGGAGTATCATCTTCATG GTAAAGGTCGACCTGTTATGGATTGGGGACTTAGGCTTAAAATTGCTTTGGGATCAGCCAAGGGATTGGCTTACCTACATGAAGATT GTCATCCTCGAATTATCCATCGTGACATCAAGGGTGCAAACATTTTACTTGATAACAATTATGAAGCCATG gTGGCTGATTTTGGATTAGCTAGACTTACCGAAGACAATAATACTCATGTGTCGACTCGTGTTATGGGAACTTTTGG GTATTTAGCTCCAGAATATGCATCAAGTGGAAAATTGTCAGAAAAATCAGATGTATTTTCATTTGGAGTTATGTTATTGGAACTTATTACTGGAAGAAGACCTTTGGATACTACCAATAAACTCATGGATGACAGTTTAGTAGATTgg GCTAGACCTTTCCTTACAAAAGCGCTAGAAGAGAATAACTATGATGAGTTGGTAGACCCGCGGCTAGAAGGAAACTATGATCCTGATGAGCTACAAAGGATGGTAGCTTGTGCTGCTGCTAGCGTTCGCCATTCGGCTAGAAGACGCCCTAAAATGAGCCAG ATTGTACGTGCCTTGGATGGCGATTCATCTTTGGaggacttaaacgaaaaagctGGCAAGAACAACACGGCTAACTTTGGTGGTGCAAGTGGGCCCGCGTCGGATATATACGACACACGTGCATACAATGCTGACATGGTGAAATTTAGGCAAATGGTGATGACAAGTCAAGATATGAATAGTAGTGAATATGGTAACACAAGTGATTATGGACTCCATCCTTCTGACACTAGCAGTGATTTCAGCAGTGATTATAATCATTCTGGACCAAACAAGCAAGCAAAATGA
- the LOC107014351 gene encoding acidic leucine-rich nuclear phosphoprotein 32-related protein, with amino-acid sequence MDEIWERAVETALDGERDFGSVRTLTLDGAVKCIHGKLAPPSIFERFQNLEHLSIANTGVTSLEQFPRLQNLQKLNLSDNRIAGGLEFLVEAGLNSLRDLDLSNNRIQDIDDLRPLAELRLVSLDLYECPVTRVKDYRSRVFGLIRSLKFLDKMDAEGNERPESDDEEEDEEEDEDDDPGSGEVDGEDRPFRMTNGHRVENEGVVDVDEEESDADEEETEITRVTNGSKGDGSSHSNGFRVEAASDGEDEDDDDEDDEDEDFVEEIDEEGDEDDVVEVHEIEDTDEDEDGVEDDEDDDDDDDEDEEEVDNDDGDFAEPESTGRLNSTEGEIDGHEHGEDDADEDDDGETGEEELGVEEDGDFEDDEDAEDEEDDNGNGYLVQPVGQVVVDDTEGSDVEAVIGDEDDADLEEDVDDDEEDDYGEVQEQPPSSSQKRKRDDEDDDGGDNNDGNAEDYSKSSKHR; translated from the exons ATGGACGAGATTTGGGAAAGAGCGGTGGAGACGGCGTTAGACGGCGAGAGAGACTTTGGTTCTGTGAGAACCCTAACGTTGGACGGAGCGGTGAAGTGTATTCATGGTAAGTTGGCTCCTCCGTCGATTTTCgaaaggtttcagaatctaGAGCACCTTTCGATTGCAAACACCGGTGTTACATCGCTTGAACAGTTTCCTAGGCTTCAGAATCTACAGAAGTTGAATTTATCGGACAATAGAATTGCTGGAGGGCTTGAGTTCCTTGTAGAGGCTGGTTTAAATTCTCTTAGGGACCTTGATTTGTCTAATAACCGGATTCAGGATATCGATGATCTTCGGCCTTTGGCTGAACTCAGGCTTGTCTCGCTTGATCTCTATGAATGTCCCGTAACGAGGGTTAAGGATTATCGATCTAGGGTTTTTGGTTTGATTAGGTCGTTGAAGTTTTTGGATAAGATGGATGCAGAGGGTAATGAGAGGCCTGAATCGGATGATGAGGAGGAAGATGAAGAGGAGGATGAAGATGATGATCCAGGGAGCGGGGAAGTTGATGGAGAGGATCGTCCGTTCAGGATGACAAATGGACATAGGGTTGAGAATGAAGGAGTCGTAGATGTGGATGAAGAAGAGAGTGATGCTGATGAGGAGGAGACAGAGATAACTAGAGTGACTAATGGGTCTAAAGGGGATGGTTCCAGTCACTCAAATGGTTTTAGAGTCGAGGCAGCTTCTGATGGAGAGGACGAGGATGATGATGACGAGGATGATGAAGATGAGGACTTTGTGGAGGAGATAGATGAAGAGGGAGATGAAGATGATGTTGTGGAGGTTCATGAGATAGAAGACACTGATGAGGATGAAGATGGTGTGGAGGACGACGAggacgatgatgacgacgacgatgaggATGAAGAGGAAGTTGATAACGATGATGGGGATTTTGCTGAGCCCGAAAGTACTGGGAGGTTGAATAGCACAGAAGGAGAGATTGATGGGCATGAGCATGGGGAAGATGATGcagatgaggatgatgatgggGAGACAGGGGAGGAAGAGCTAGGTGTTGAGGAGGACGGGGATTTCGAAGATGATGAGGATGCTGAAGATGAG GAAGACGATAATGGGAATGGCTATCTTGTTCAACCAGTTGGTCAGGTTGTAGTAGATGATACTGAAGGCAGTGATGTGGAGGCAGTAATTGGGGATGAAGATGATGCAGATTTGGAggaagatgttgatgatgatgaagaagatgattatGGAGAAGTTCAGGAGCAGCCACCATCGTCCTCTCAGAAGAGGAAGAgagatgatgaggatgatgatggtGGGGACAACAACGACGGCAACGCAGAAGATTATTCGAAGTCATCCAAGCACCGTTAG
- the LOC107013058 gene encoding proline-rich receptor-like protein kinase PERK4 isoform X1: MEDSPSSRSSNSSSSTPPSSSSSPPPPNSSPPPSPPESSPPPPKSDSSSPPPPSKSDSSSPPPPPSKSDSPSPPPPESSPPPKSDSSPPPPSPNQSPPPKSESSPPPASPPPTESSPPPPASPPPTESSPPKSSDSSPSSDNDKPNTQSPPPSSNSNSSSSSSSSSSPSPTTNTKPSPLKNSSFNEPNSPPSSTFSPPAPISPESSQFPPGKALPTSPPSRDASSNKSPGSLGTNNLPPHEQSSSSTVVIVAAAAVAGLLIFAIIIVCLLCNRKKKKQTYYVDPAHPPKGGDPYYNTGNYSSPHTDHIVTLAPPPGVMGTPQEGGRGWTPPPPPPAANTSSEFSSGYSSHVPGGGPATIPSPNYGGLSKIQFTYADLATATGGFSDANVLGQGGFGFVHKGVLTDGNVVAVKSLKSGSGQGEREFQAEVEIISRVHHRHLVSLVGYCIADGQRMLVYEFVPNGTLEYHLHGKGRPVMDWGLRLKIALGSAKGLAYLHEDCHPRIIHRDIKGANILLDNNYEAMVADFGLARLTEDNNTHVSTRVMGTFGYLAPEYASSGKLSEKSDVFSFGVMLLELITGRRPLDTTNKLMDDSLVDWARPFLTKALEENNYDELVDPRLEGNYDPDELQRMVACAAASVRHSARRRPKMSQIVRALDGDSSLEDLNEKAGKNNTANFGGASGPASDIYDTRAYNADMVKFRQMVMTSQDMNSSEYGNTSDYGLHPSDTSSDFSSDYNHSGPNKQAK; encoded by the exons ATGGAAGATTCTCCTTCTTCTCGTTCTTCAAACTCTTCATCTTCTACTccaccttcttcttcttcttcgccGCCCCCTCCTAACTCTTCTCCCCCTCCTTCTCCTCCTGAATCTTCTCCACCACCGCCAAAATCTGACTCTTCTTCTCCTCCACCACCATCAAAATCTGACTCTTCTtcacctccacctccaccaTCAAAATCCGACTCTCCTTCACCACCACCTCCTGAATCATCACCACCACCAAAATCTGATTCATCTCCTCCTCCCCCATCGCCTAATCAATCACCCCCGCCAAAATCCGAATCATCTCCTCCTCCTGCATCACCACCTCCTACAGAATCATCTCCTCCTCCTCCTGCATCACCACCTCCTACAGAATCTTCTCcgcctaaatcatcagattcttctccttcttctgacAATGACAAACCTAATACACAATCACCACCACCCTCCTCGAACTCCAACtcctcctcatcatcatcatcatcgtcatcccCATCACCAACCACGAACACCAAACCCTCTCCTTTAAAAAATTCCTCCTTTAACGAACCTAATTCTCCTCCATCATCTACATTCTCTCCACCCGCTCCCATTTCTCCAGAATCATCTCAATTTCCGCCTGGAAAGGCGTTACCTACTTCTCCACCTTCACGAGATGCATCATCGAATAAATCACCTGGTTCCTTAGGAACCAATAACTTGCCACCGCATGAACAATCGTCTTCCTCAACTGTGGTAATAGTAGCTGCAGCAGCTGTGGCAGGTCTATTAATTTTTGCCATTATCATTGTCTGCCTATTATGTaatagaaagaagaagaaacaaacaTACTATGTCGATCCTGCACATCCACCAAAAG GTGGTGATCCTTATTACAATACGGGCAATTATTCTAGTCCTCATACAGATCACATTGTTACATTAGCTCCACCACCAGGTGTAATGGGAACTCCTCAAGAAGGGGGTCGCGGGTGGACCCCGCCACCCCCTCCTCCAGCCGCGAACACGAGCAGTGAATTTAGCTCAGGTTATTCAAGCCATGTTCCTGGTGGAGGGCCAGCTACCATACCATCCCCAAATTATGGTGGACTATCAAAAATACAATTCACTTATGCTGACCTGGCGACCGCCACGGGTGGATTTTCGGATGCAAATGTGTTGGGTCAAGGAGGGTTCGGATTCGTGCATAAAGGTGTTTTGACAGATGGAAATGTAGTCGCGGTTAAGAGTTTGAAGTCTGGAAGCGGGCAAGGAGAGAGAGAGTTTCAAGCTGAAGTAGAAATCATTAGTAGAGTTCATCATAGACATCTTGTTTCACTTGTGGGATATTGCATTGCTGATGGACAACGTATGTTGGTATATGAATTTGTTCCAAATGGAACTTTGGAGTATCATCTTCATG GTAAAGGTCGACCTGTTATGGATTGGGGACTTAGGCTTAAAATTGCTTTGGGATCAGCCAAGGGATTGGCTTACCTACATGAAGATT GTCATCCTCGAATTATCCATCGTGACATCAAGGGTGCAAACATTTTACTTGATAACAATTATGAAGCCATG gTGGCTGATTTTGGATTAGCTAGACTTACCGAAGACAATAATACTCATGTGTCGACTCGTGTTATGGGAACTTTTGG GTATTTAGCTCCAGAATATGCATCAAGTGGAAAATTGTCAGAAAAATCAGATGTATTTTCATTTGGAGTTATGTTATTGGAACTTATTACTGGAAGAAGACCTTTGGATACTACCAATAAACTCATGGATGACAGTTTAGTAGATTgg GCTAGACCTTTCCTTACAAAAGCGCTAGAAGAGAATAACTATGATGAGTTGGTAGACCCGCGGCTAGAAGGAAACTATGATCCTGATGAGCTACAAAGGATGGTAGCTTGTGCTGCTGCTAGCGTTCGCCATTCGGCTAGAAGACGCCCTAAAATGAGCCAG ATTGTACGTGCCTTGGATGGCGATTCATCTTTGGaggacttaaacgaaaaagctGGCAAGAACAACACGGCTAACTTTGGTGGTGCAAGTGGGCCCGCGTCGGATATATACGACACACGTGCATACAATGCTGACATGGTGAAATTTAGGCAAATGGTGATGACAAGTCAAGATATGAATAGTAGTGAATATGGTAACACAAGTGATTATGGACTCCATCCTTCTGACACTAGCAGTGATTTCAGCAGTGATTATAATCATTCTGGACCAAACAAGCAAGCAAAATGA
- the LOC107014063 gene encoding uncharacterized protein LOC107014063, which yields MDLNMKLERKSSLKKLGRSKSTLLASELINIPCGDTDYYERISQSMRHVEMIDDDEAIPIIRHKWKKKKKSKAWVFLMKVFSFKKMTTSDESHVVVGEKSMEVDKMNKKKMQSLSWERNGEITQKQDEVLVVEKKKIRPPTFLPDPYRRWPVQGWRY from the exons ATGGATTTGAACATGAAGCTAGAGAGAAAATCATCACTAAAAAAGTTAGGAAGAAGCAAAAGCACACTATTAGCATCAGAGTTAATTAATATTCCTTGTGGAGATACTGATTATTATGAGAGAATTTCACAATCTATGAGACATGTTGAAAtgattgatgatgatgaggcCATTCCAATAATAAGACATaagtggaagaagaagaagaaaagtaaagCATGGGTATTTCTCATGAAagtattttctttcaagaaaatgaCAACAAGTGATGAAAGTCATGTTGTTGTTGGGGAAAAGTCTATGGAAGTGGATAAgatgaacaagaagaagatGCAATCTTTATCATG GGAAAGAAATGGTGAAATCACACAAAAACAAGATGAAGTGTTGGTtgtggaaaagaagaaaataaggccGCCTACGTTTCTTCCCGATCCTTACAGACGATGGCCTGTTCAAGGATGGAGATATTGa
- the LOC107014352 gene encoding uncharacterized protein LOC107014352 has product MGLCFLISLVKMLVFVSPSCLLPSQKQHPYYNPKPIKIQCMSTQTTPPIEKIAIAGGLISTPVIGWSLYTLKTTGCGLPPGPGGSIGAIEGVSYLVVVGIVGWSLYTKSKTGSGLPNGPFGLLGAVEGFSYLSLLAILVVFGLQFLEQGSIPGPLPNDQCFG; this is encoded by the coding sequence ATGGGATTGTGTTTTCTTATCAGCCTTGTGAAAATGTTGGTCTTTGTATCTCCATCATGTCTTCTCCCATCACAAAAACAACACCCCTACTACAATCCCAAACCCATCAAAATCCAATGTATGTCTACCCAAACAACCCCCCCAATCGAAAAAATCGCCATAGCCGGTGGACTAATATCCACACCAGTAATTGGATGGTCACTATACACCTTAAAAACAACAGGCTGTGGGCTTCCACCAGGACCTGGTGGCTCCATTGGAGCCATTGAAGGTGTAAGTTACTTAGTCGTGGTGGGTATTGTGGGTTGGTCATTGTATACCAAGTCCAAAACCGGGTCGGGTTTACCTAATGGACCCTTTGGACTGTTGGGTGCCGTTGAAGGGTTCTCCTACTTGTCGTTGCTCGCCATTTTGGTTGTCTTTGGGTTGCAGTTCTTAGAACAAGGTTCCATTCCTGGGCCACTCCCTAATGATCAATGCTTTGGCTAA
- the LOC107013058 gene encoding proline-rich receptor-like protein kinase PERK4 isoform X2, with protein sequence MEDSPSSRSSNSSSSTPPSSSSSPPPPNSSPPPSPPESSPPPPKSDSSSPPPPSKSDSSSPPPPPSKSDSPSPPPPESSPPPKSDSSPPPPSPNQSPPPKSESSPPPASPPPTESSPPPPASPPPTESSPPKSSDSSPSSDNDKPNTQSPPPSSNSNSSSSSSSSSSPSPTTNTKPSPLKNSSFNEPNSPPSSTFSPPAPISPESSQFPPGKALPTSPPSRDASSNKSPGSLGTNNLPPHEQSSSSTVVIVAAAAVAGLLIFAIIIVCLLCNRKKKKQTYYVDPAHPPKAPPPGVMGTPQEGGRGWTPPPPPPAANTSSEFSSGYSSHVPGGGPATIPSPNYGGLSKIQFTYADLATATGGFSDANVLGQGGFGFVHKGVLTDGNVVAVKSLKSGSGQGEREFQAEVEIISRVHHRHLVSLVGYCIADGQRMLVYEFVPNGTLEYHLHGKGRPVMDWGLRLKIALGSAKGLAYLHEDCHPRIIHRDIKGANILLDNNYEAMVADFGLARLTEDNNTHVSTRVMGTFGYLAPEYASSGKLSEKSDVFSFGVMLLELITGRRPLDTTNKLMDDSLVDWARPFLTKALEENNYDELVDPRLEGNYDPDELQRMVACAAASVRHSARRRPKMSQIVRALDGDSSLEDLNEKAGKNNTANFGGASGPASDIYDTRAYNADMVKFRQMVMTSQDMNSSEYGNTSDYGLHPSDTSSDFSSDYNHSGPNKQAK encoded by the exons ATGGAAGATTCTCCTTCTTCTCGTTCTTCAAACTCTTCATCTTCTACTccaccttcttcttcttcttcgccGCCCCCTCCTAACTCTTCTCCCCCTCCTTCTCCTCCTGAATCTTCTCCACCACCGCCAAAATCTGACTCTTCTTCTCCTCCACCACCATCAAAATCTGACTCTTCTtcacctccacctccaccaTCAAAATCCGACTCTCCTTCACCACCACCTCCTGAATCATCACCACCACCAAAATCTGATTCATCTCCTCCTCCCCCATCGCCTAATCAATCACCCCCGCCAAAATCCGAATCATCTCCTCCTCCTGCATCACCACCTCCTACAGAATCATCTCCTCCTCCTCCTGCATCACCACCTCCTACAGAATCTTCTCcgcctaaatcatcagattcttctccttcttctgacAATGACAAACCTAATACACAATCACCACCACCCTCCTCGAACTCCAACtcctcctcatcatcatcatcatcgtcatcccCATCACCAACCACGAACACCAAACCCTCTCCTTTAAAAAATTCCTCCTTTAACGAACCTAATTCTCCTCCATCATCTACATTCTCTCCACCCGCTCCCATTTCTCCAGAATCATCTCAATTTCCGCCTGGAAAGGCGTTACCTACTTCTCCACCTTCACGAGATGCATCATCGAATAAATCACCTGGTTCCTTAGGAACCAATAACTTGCCACCGCATGAACAATCGTCTTCCTCAACTGTGGTAATAGTAGCTGCAGCAGCTGTGGCAGGTCTATTAATTTTTGCCATTATCATTGTCTGCCTATTATGTaatagaaagaagaagaaacaaacaTACTATGTCGATCCTGCACATCCACCAAAAG CTCCACCACCAGGTGTAATGGGAACTCCTCAAGAAGGGGGTCGCGGGTGGACCCCGCCACCCCCTCCTCCAGCCGCGAACACGAGCAGTGAATTTAGCTCAGGTTATTCAAGCCATGTTCCTGGTGGAGGGCCAGCTACCATACCATCCCCAAATTATGGTGGACTATCAAAAATACAATTCACTTATGCTGACCTGGCGACCGCCACGGGTGGATTTTCGGATGCAAATGTGTTGGGTCAAGGAGGGTTCGGATTCGTGCATAAAGGTGTTTTGACAGATGGAAATGTAGTCGCGGTTAAGAGTTTGAAGTCTGGAAGCGGGCAAGGAGAGAGAGAGTTTCAAGCTGAAGTAGAAATCATTAGTAGAGTTCATCATAGACATCTTGTTTCACTTGTGGGATATTGCATTGCTGATGGACAACGTATGTTGGTATATGAATTTGTTCCAAATGGAACTTTGGAGTATCATCTTCATG GTAAAGGTCGACCTGTTATGGATTGGGGACTTAGGCTTAAAATTGCTTTGGGATCAGCCAAGGGATTGGCTTACCTACATGAAGATT GTCATCCTCGAATTATCCATCGTGACATCAAGGGTGCAAACATTTTACTTGATAACAATTATGAAGCCATG gTGGCTGATTTTGGATTAGCTAGACTTACCGAAGACAATAATACTCATGTGTCGACTCGTGTTATGGGAACTTTTGG GTATTTAGCTCCAGAATATGCATCAAGTGGAAAATTGTCAGAAAAATCAGATGTATTTTCATTTGGAGTTATGTTATTGGAACTTATTACTGGAAGAAGACCTTTGGATACTACCAATAAACTCATGGATGACAGTTTAGTAGATTgg GCTAGACCTTTCCTTACAAAAGCGCTAGAAGAGAATAACTATGATGAGTTGGTAGACCCGCGGCTAGAAGGAAACTATGATCCTGATGAGCTACAAAGGATGGTAGCTTGTGCTGCTGCTAGCGTTCGCCATTCGGCTAGAAGACGCCCTAAAATGAGCCAG ATTGTACGTGCCTTGGATGGCGATTCATCTTTGGaggacttaaacgaaaaagctGGCAAGAACAACACGGCTAACTTTGGTGGTGCAAGTGGGCCCGCGTCGGATATATACGACACACGTGCATACAATGCTGACATGGTGAAATTTAGGCAAATGGTGATGACAAGTCAAGATATGAATAGTAGTGAATATGGTAACACAAGTGATTATGGACTCCATCCTTCTGACACTAGCAGTGATTTCAGCAGTGATTATAATCATTCTGGACCAAACAAGCAAGCAAAATGA